A portion of the Granulosicoccus antarcticus IMCC3135 genome contains these proteins:
- a CDS encoding BCCT family transporter produces MNKNYLTSVSSIVVIVALIAITAIFPVQFEHYLNIIKQSVIGNFGFIFTYPAFLAAIFFIGACFTPLGKIKFGSGDPEFKTVSWLGMLFATGMGIALVTWGVTEPQMHVAAGMSVNEAMLNAYNHWALLAWVGYLAVGVMFSYAIYNMGIEKPAEELLGNGFLSKLNLVSLVVSTVIGLALTFSYASTPIQSSLIGWFGVEINKAVIIGVLALFAIASSTSGLNRGIKWLSNYNSVFALILLFATFVLTQPLEILSTLGRLLPEYLVRFPAMATDIGLGDPERKAWLADWLYAFEASWYGWFIFTGVFIARISKGRTLRQMVLGILIAPSLISCLWFTTFGLAGMSENVEDVFALVAQIDSTGILSIVLTVNILLFFVTSADSAGLVCEMLTVNGSRVLWIVAMAGLAISINLLSSDIYKVILTLISVAAIPVAFGVFALGTAFILRVLRTRKSGIIMAD; encoded by the coding sequence ATGAATAAAAACTATCTGACTTCAGTAAGCTCGATCGTTGTTATCGTGGCTCTTATAGCGATTACTGCAATTTTTCCAGTGCAGTTCGAGCATTATCTGAACATCATCAAGCAAAGTGTTATTGGTAATTTTGGCTTTATCTTCACCTATCCTGCGTTTCTTGCCGCTATATTTTTCATTGGGGCGTGCTTTACGCCGTTAGGCAAGATCAAGTTCGGTAGCGGTGACCCTGAGTTCAAGACAGTTAGCTGGCTCGGAATGCTGTTTGCCACTGGCATGGGTATCGCCTTGGTCACCTGGGGTGTCACCGAGCCGCAAATGCATGTCGCGGCTGGTATGAGTGTGAATGAGGCAATGCTGAATGCCTACAACCACTGGGCGCTTCTGGCATGGGTCGGATACCTTGCAGTCGGGGTCATGTTCAGCTACGCGATCTATAACATGGGTATCGAAAAGCCAGCTGAGGAACTGCTTGGCAATGGCTTTCTGAGCAAGCTCAATCTGGTCAGTCTGGTGGTCTCCACCGTAATTGGCCTGGCACTGACTTTCTCCTATGCCAGCACCCCCATACAATCCAGTCTGATCGGTTGGTTTGGCGTTGAGATCAACAAAGCCGTCATTATCGGCGTGTTGGCCTTGTTCGCCATTGCGTCATCGACCTCGGGGTTGAACCGGGGGATCAAGTGGTTAAGTAACTACAACAGCGTGTTCGCACTGATTCTACTATTCGCCACTTTTGTGCTCACACAACCACTGGAGATTCTGAGCACGCTAGGGCGCCTGTTACCTGAATATCTGGTGCGCTTTCCAGCGATGGCTACTGATATCGGGCTGGGAGATCCGGAACGAAAAGCCTGGTTGGCAGATTGGCTATACGCATTTGAGGCATCATGGTATGGGTGGTTCATCTTCACTGGCGTTTTCATTGCACGGATTTCCAAAGGTCGTACATTGCGCCAGATGGTGTTGGGTATTCTGATTGCGCCAAGCCTGATTTCCTGTCTGTGGTTCACAACCTTCGGATTGGCGGGAATGTCAGAGAACGTGGAAGATGTTTTTGCCTTGGTAGCCCAGATTGACAGCACGGGTATTCTTTCTATCGTGCTGACGGTGAACATTCTATTGTTCTTTGTCACTAGTGCGGATTCCGCCGGGCTTGTTTGCGAGATGCTTACTGTCAATGGGTCAAGGGTCTTGTGGATCGTGGCCATGGCAGGGCTGGCAATCTCGATCAATCTATTATCAAGCGACATCTATAAAGTCATCCTGACTCTGATTTCGGTAGCAGCCATCCCAGTGGCTTTTGGTGTCTTTGCCTTGGGGACAGCATTTATCCTCCGTGTCTTGCGTACCAGAAAATCCGGAATAATCATGGCGGATTAA
- a CDS encoding carnitine 3-dehydrogenase → MKTSSRRRAAIIGGGVIGGGWAARFLLNGWDVAVFDPDPEAERKVREVLANARRSLPALYDILLPAEGQLSFHAQLAECVSNAIWIQESVPERLDMKHRILAELQTYADDNAIIASSTSGFKASELNAQGANAIVAHPFNPVYLLPLVELVGDATLTTQAADILHSIGMFPLTVRKEIDAHIADRLLEAVWRESLWLVSDGIATTEEIDDAIRMGFGLRWAQMGLFETYRIAGGESGMRHFMEQFGPALEWPWTKLMDVPDFTPELVDLIVEQSDAQSGHLPIRDLERQRDDNLIGLLRALKKSGHGAGTVLNTHEKTLIPQNASDASAQPIGGSEGAISSPLVSLPVTFSCQIPNTWTDYNGHMNETHYVEAASRATDRFMELIGADAAYIASGKSFFTVESHVRYLDEARADETLTVRTQVLPTQGKKLHLFHHLSTDADKPVATVETLLLHMDLESRRSCPPESVVAERLATFATAQAQLMMPEGFGRAVGQKP, encoded by the coding sequence ATGAAGACTTCATCAAGGCGTAGAGCGGCAATCATTGGCGGTGGTGTCATTGGTGGTGGCTGGGCCGCTCGTTTTCTTCTCAATGGCTGGGATGTCGCTGTCTTTGATCCGGATCCAGAGGCTGAACGCAAGGTTCGCGAGGTGCTGGCCAATGCGCGTCGCTCCTTGCCCGCCTTGTATGACATCCTGCTGCCAGCAGAAGGACAGTTGTCGTTTCATGCACAACTGGCAGAGTGCGTTAGTAACGCTATCTGGATTCAGGAAAGCGTGCCAGAACGTCTGGACATGAAACACCGGATACTTGCAGAGCTCCAGACCTATGCAGATGACAACGCGATCATCGCCTCGTCCACCTCAGGGTTCAAGGCATCTGAGCTTAATGCCCAGGGTGCGAATGCCATCGTGGCTCATCCGTTTAATCCCGTCTACCTGCTGCCATTGGTCGAGTTGGTGGGCGATGCGACGCTTACCACGCAAGCTGCCGACATTCTGCACAGTATTGGCATGTTTCCGTTGACCGTACGCAAGGAGATCGATGCACACATTGCCGATCGTCTGCTTGAAGCTGTCTGGCGGGAAAGCCTGTGGCTCGTCAGCGATGGTATTGCCACGACAGAAGAGATCGATGACGCCATTCGCATGGGCTTCGGTTTGCGCTGGGCTCAGATGGGGTTGTTTGAAACCTATCGGATTGCCGGTGGAGAGTCGGGAATGAGGCACTTCATGGAGCAGTTCGGACCGGCTCTGGAATGGCCTTGGACAAAACTGATGGACGTACCCGACTTTACACCGGAACTTGTTGATCTGATCGTCGAGCAGTCCGATGCACAGTCAGGCCATCTGCCGATTCGGGATCTGGAACGACAACGCGACGATAATCTGATTGGCCTGTTGCGCGCCTTGAAAAAGTCGGGACACGGTGCCGGAACTGTCTTGAATACTCATGAGAAAACACTGATTCCACAGAATGCGTCAGACGCCTCTGCACAGCCGATTGGCGGGTCTGAAGGGGCAATCTCATCGCCGCTTGTGTCATTGCCAGTCACATTCAGTTGTCAGATACCCAACACCTGGACCGACTATAACGGTCATATGAACGAAACCCATTATGTCGAAGCAGCCTCACGTGCTACCGATCGCTTTATGGAATTGATCGGTGCCGATGCGGCCTATATAGCCTCTGGCAAGAGTTTCTTTACGGTGGAAAGTCATGTGCGATACCTCGATGAAGCACGCGCCGATGAAACACTGACGGTCAGAACACAGGTGTTGCCGACGCAAGGCAAAAAGCTGCACCTGTTCCATCACCTTTCAACCGATGCTGACAAGCCTGTCGCTACAGTCGAGACTCTACTGCTGCACATGGATCTGGAGTCACGCCGCAGTTGCCCGCCAGAATCTGTTGTCGCAGAGCGACTTGCCACCTTCGCTACCGCTCAAGCTCAGCTGATGATGCCCGAAGGATTCGGACGTGCTGTCGGGCAGAAACCATGA